The Calditerrivibrio nitroreducens DSM 19672 genome window below encodes:
- a CDS encoding amino acid ABC transporter permease, which yields MVKVIKNRYLPIDIFISILVATFFTFLIKKILLEIDYQFNWNDLLKFFFYYDDRLKVGLITKGVIYTVKISIFVLILSFITGLITGFIISSTKGVIKELFEVYVVVLRNIPPLIVMFIFYFFIGSSFTDVLNLETIFSNRLFASIITAIFTPEQIFIPFISAAIGLAFYESAYIAEIIRGGINGVEKGQIDAGIALGLNRVQVYLYIVIPQAIEKTLPSLIGQFVSIIKNTAIASIVAIPELTFQAMEILASSRLILEIWITIFLIYMVMNLFVSSVASRAELRIRRKYK from the coding sequence GTGGTGAAGGTTATTAAAAACAGGTATTTACCGATAGATATTTTTATATCCATACTGGTAGCTACCTTTTTTACATTTTTAATTAAAAAGATATTATTAGAGATAGATTATCAATTTAACTGGAACGATCTTTTGAAGTTTTTCTTCTATTACGACGATCGGTTAAAGGTAGGTCTTATAACGAAGGGGGTTATCTATACCGTAAAGATCTCTATATTCGTCCTTATCCTATCTTTTATAACTGGTTTAATAACAGGATTTATAATATCTTCCACAAAAGGTGTAATCAAAGAGTTATTTGAAGTATACGTAGTAGTGTTGAGAAATATTCCACCACTTATTGTGATGTTTATCTTTTACTTTTTTATCGGTAGCAGTTTTACTGATGTATTGAATTTGGAGACTATCTTTTCAAATCGATTATTCGCATCGATAATTACGGCGATCTTCACCCCCGAACAGATCTTTATACCGTTTATTTCAGCAGCTATAGGTCTTGCTTTTTATGAATCTGCATACATTGCTGAAATCATAAGAGGGGGGATTAATGGTGTAGAAAAAGGTCAGATAGATGCAGGAATCGCCCTTGGGCTAAATAGGGTACAGGTCTATCTTTACATAGTTATACCTCAGGCGATTGAAAAAACGCTTCCATCTCTGATTGGACAATTCGTATCCATCATCAAAAATACAGCCATAGCTTCTATTGTGGCGATACCGGAATTAACATTTCAAGCTATGGAGATTCTGGCGTCATCAAGATTGATACTTGAAATTTGGATAACAATATTTTTAATCTATATGGTTATGAATCTTTTTGTTTCATCCGTTGCAAGTAGAGCCGAATTGAGAATAAGAAGAAAATATAAATAA
- a CDS encoding metallophosphoesterase family protein, with product MRILIISDTHIYSIKNLPPQVLDEIPNSDAVIHAGDIVGIKAYNELKEISKRLYAVKGNIDLDIEELEDELIFQLGKFKIGLTHGHKYNNLYNGLIYNFSECDIVVFGHLHSPYFGREKNLSLINPGSTSKNRWKNKNSYAIMDIYENDFKVTFVDIS from the coding sequence ATGAGAATACTTATTATATCAGATACTCATATCTATTCAATAAAAAATTTGCCCCCTCAAGTTTTAGATGAGATACCTAATTCAGATGCCGTAATTCATGCTGGGGATATCGTGGGGATAAAAGCTTATAATGAATTGAAAGAGATATCAAAAAGATTATACGCAGTTAAGGGGAATATCGATTTAGACATAGAAGAGCTGGAAGATGAGCTAATTTTCCAATTGGGAAAATTTAAAATTGGACTCACCCATGGGCATAAATACAACAATCTTTACAATGGATTAATCTACAATTTTTCGGAATGTGATATCGTTGTATTTGGGCATCTACACTCCCCTTATTTCGGTAGGGAGAAAAATTTATCGCTTATCAACCCCGGAAGTACCTCAAAAAATAGATGGAAAAATAAAAATAGCTATGCTATTATGGACATTTATGAGAATGACTTTAAAGTTACATTTGTAGATATTTCATAA
- a CDS encoding HD domain-containing protein gives MQTPRLLKLPDFPLKEYFIKFYRETGVDFYFVGGVVRDILLGRDVNDIDLVPEKIDYVSCAEMLNRYIKGSFVHFKDNVRITKGGFTIDISRLRGLSIVDDLKKRDFTINNLAYHFEKGLLGDPTDLNNKIIRAVSDQSFLDDPLRVLRGYRFASQFGFTIEPHTGVLMKRYAPLLVDIPAERINKELNETLLGENFLRILDTMIEDDIFLIIFPIFKTIKGLYGGVYHIEDVLSHTFSVVKILYDMIKGYNETDRLILILAALLHDVGKGDEIFKATPGKFVGHEEISAKLTIEVLKKLTYPVKIIKEVSTLVKKHGIIRKYATNGAKEITLLKFIFENYGILEKLIALSVADAQSKNRCDISFHNTIERIRSLIPRIDLSRKDLINGNDIIKMGVEKGPLLGKILDDLHFRLCAGIIKDRGELDNYLRMKMKELGVS, from the coding sequence ATGCAAACCCCGAGATTATTAAAACTGCCAGATTTCCCTTTAAAGGAATATTTTATTAAATTTTATAGAGAAACAGGGGTGGATTTCTACTTTGTGGGGGGGGTTGTCAGGGATATCCTTCTGGGAAGGGATGTAAATGATATAGATCTCGTACCGGAAAAGATCGATTATGTTAGTTGTGCAGAAATGCTAAATAGGTATATAAAAGGTTCCTTTGTGCACTTTAAAGATAACGTGAGAATTACTAAGGGAGGTTTTACTATCGATATCTCACGTTTAAGGGGGTTATCCATTGTTGATGACCTAAAAAAGCGTGATTTTACAATAAATAATCTTGCTTACCATTTTGAAAAAGGTTTGTTGGGGGATCCCACTGATTTAAATAATAAAATTATTAGAGCTGTTTCGGATCAGTCTTTTTTGGATGATCCACTTAGGGTGTTAAGAGGTTATCGGTTTGCGTCCCAATTTGGGTTCACGATTGAACCTCACACAGGTGTATTGATGAAAAGGTATGCACCACTTTTAGTTGATATTCCAGCTGAAAGAATAAACAAAGAATTAAATGAAACGCTACTGGGGGAGAATTTCTTACGCATTTTAGACACAATGATCGAAGATGATATCTTTTTGATTATATTTCCAATATTTAAAACTATAAAGGGGCTCTATGGGGGTGTTTATCATATCGAAGATGTCTTGTCCCATACCTTTTCTGTGGTTAAAATACTATATGATATGATCAAAGGGTACAACGAAACAGATAGATTAATTCTGATATTGGCTGCTCTGTTGCACGATGTGGGAAAGGGGGATGAAATATTTAAAGCCACTCCGGGAAAATTTGTGGGTCACGAGGAGATAAGTGCAAAATTGACGATTGAAGTGCTAAAAAAACTCACCTATCCTGTTAAAATTATAAAAGAAGTCTCAACACTGGTGAAAAAACACGGGATAATAAGAAAATATGCCACAAACGGTGCTAAAGAGATTACACTGTTAAAGTTTATCTTTGAAAACTATGGCATCCTGGAAAAACTAATAGCTTTATCAGTTGCTGATGCCCAATCTAAGAATAGGTGTGATATAAGTTTTCACAACACAATAGAAAGGATAAGATCGTTAATCCCCCGTATAGATTTATCCAGAAAGGATTTGATAAATGGAAACGATATCATAAAGATGGGTGTAGAAAAAGGGCCACTTCTGGGGAAAATATTGGACGATTTGCATTTTAGATTATGCGCCGGGATTATAAAAGATAGGGGAGAATTGGATAACTATCTGAGGATGAAGATGAAAGAGTTAGGAGTATCTTAG
- a CDS encoding pyruvate kinase alpha/beta domain-containing protein produces MFKVSKTYYFDKPGVVNTELAITFAVDRAVEACIDTIIVPTETGRSAFILNKIAKERGFSGELIAVRYHTGFENLNEQFMSEDDYDNLLKLGFKIHTGTHLFSSISRSFRLKWEGVFMPEIVGETLKIVSTGFKTAIEVAVMAANAGLIKDITKDVISMGGTSSGIDTAIVLRAAYQNNFLDYIKIRELICKPRDY; encoded by the coding sequence ATGTTTAAAGTTTCAAAAACATATTACTTTGATAAGCCAGGAGTTGTCAATACAGAATTAGCCATCACTTTTGCTGTGGATAGAGCAGTTGAAGCTTGTATAGATACTATCATAGTACCCACAGAAACAGGCAGAAGTGCATTTATTCTTAATAAAATAGCTAAAGAAAGGGGTTTTTCAGGGGAATTAATTGCCGTCAGATATCATACAGGGTTTGAAAATCTTAATGAGCAATTCATGTCAGAGGATGATTATGATAATCTGTTAAAATTAGGGTTTAAAATCCACACCGGTACACATCTTTTCTCTTCCATCTCAAGATCTTTTAGACTGAAGTGGGAAGGTGTTTTTATGCCTGAAATAGTTGGTGAAACATTAAAAATAGTATCGACAGGTTTTAAAACAGCTATTGAAGTGGCTGTTATGGCGGCTAATGCTGGGCTCATAAAGGATATAACAAAAGATGTTATTTCCATGGGTGGTACATCTTCAGGTATCGATACTGCTATTGTTTTAAGGGCTGCTTATCAAAATAATTTTCTGGATTATATTAAAATAAGGGAATTGATATGCAAACCCCGAGATTATTAA
- a CDS encoding amino acid ABC transporter permease codes for MFNRVDYRWDLQRLIRFIFYVQDNNLYLGTLIKGLMATIEISFISIFLGIGIGIVVAFGSLSPFYSIKTICKIYILTIRNTPLMTQILINYFVVGNIFHINGFWVAVFTLSLFEGSYISEIVRGSILSIDKQQWLSGYALGMSRIQVLKKVILPQSYPIIIPSLSNILVSTVKDSSLLSIISIYELTFEAQKAVSETFMTFEIWFMVAFLYLSINIIITILLKLLEKKFMRWRR; via the coding sequence TTGTTTAACAGGGTTGATTACAGGTGGGATTTACAACGTTTGATCAGGTTTATCTTCTATGTACAGGATAACAATTTATATTTAGGGACACTGATTAAAGGATTGATGGCAACAATTGAGATATCGTTTATATCTATATTTTTGGGGATTGGGATAGGTATCGTTGTGGCATTTGGCAGTCTATCCCCTTTTTACTCCATTAAAACAATATGTAAAATTTATATCCTCACCATCAGAAATACTCCTCTTATGACACAGATATTAATAAACTATTTTGTGGTTGGAAATATTTTTCACATTAATGGGTTTTGGGTTGCAGTATTTACCCTGTCTCTTTTTGAAGGGTCATATATTTCTGAAATTGTTAGGGGTAGTATCCTTTCGATAGACAAACAGCAATGGCTTTCAGGGTATGCCCTTGGTATGAGTAGAATACAGGTATTAAAAAAAGTGATACTACCACAATCCTACCCGATAATAATCCCATCTCTTTCAAATATACTGGTATCTACAGTAAAGGATTCATCTCTTCTTTCTATAATTTCCATATATGAGCTAACATTTGAGGCCCAAAAAGCTGTTAGTGAAACTTTTATGACATTCGAAATCTGGTTTATGGTTGCATTTTTATATCTTTCAATTAATATTATTATAACTATACTACTAAAATTGCTGGAAAAAAAATTTATGAGGTGGAGAAGATGA
- a CDS encoding NAD(P)H-quinone oxidoreductase → MRAVFCNGFGSIDVLEIRDVPIPEPKENQVLIKVMATSINRPDLVQREGKYPPPPGESEILGLEVAGVIEKIGPNVEGWKVGDRVMSLVGGGGYAEYAVAYANHLIKIPESMSFEEAACVCESYITAFLNVFMLGELKDGETTLLHGGGGGVNTAAIQLVKALAPKSKIAVTVAPEKMEGVRKLGADLLINYKETTDFSDIIKEFTNKKGVDVILDHVGAKYLDPNIKSLAYAGRLVIIGVISGIKAELNIGLLMVKRHKIIGSVLRSRPVNEKGEIIKEFTKVAIPKFADRTIVPIISKVFTLDEVKDAHKMMEDDLHFGKIVLKIA, encoded by the coding sequence ATGAGGGCTGTATTTTGTAATGGATTTGGAAGCATTGATGTGCTTGAAATAAGGGATGTTCCTATTCCCGAACCCAAAGAAAATCAGGTTTTAATTAAAGTAATGGCTACATCAATTAATAGGCCTGACCTTGTACAAAGGGAAGGGAAATATCCACCCCCTCCGGGAGAATCCGAAATACTGGGTCTTGAGGTGGCTGGTGTAATAGAAAAGATTGGTCCAAATGTTGAAGGCTGGAAGGTGGGGGATAGGGTAATGTCTCTGGTGGGGGGTGGCGGTTATGCTGAATACGCTGTTGCTTACGCAAACCACCTTATCAAGATTCCCGAATCTATGAGCTTTGAAGAGGCGGCCTGTGTTTGTGAATCCTACATTACAGCCTTTTTGAATGTTTTTATGCTGGGGGAACTCAAAGATGGCGAAACAACACTACTACATGGTGGTGGCGGCGGCGTAAACACTGCCGCAATTCAGCTGGTGAAGGCTCTTGCACCAAAGTCAAAAATTGCCGTCACTGTGGCCCCAGAGAAGATGGAAGGTGTAAGAAAACTTGGGGCGGATCTGTTGATAAACTACAAGGAGACAACCGATTTTAGCGATATAATAAAAGAGTTTACCAATAAAAAAGGGGTGGATGTCATCCTTGACCATGTTGGGGCAAAATATCTGGATCCAAACATAAAATCCCTGGCGTACGCCGGAAGGCTGGTGATCATTGGTGTAATAAGCGGTATAAAAGCTGAACTTAATATAGGCCTTTTAATGGTAAAACGACACAAGATAATAGGCTCCGTCTTGAGATCCAGACCGGTTAATGAAAAAGGGGAGATAATCAAAGAATTTACAAAAGTTGCTATCCCCAAATTTGCAGATAGGACTATTGTACCGATAATCAGTAAAGTTTTTACACTTGATGAAGTAAAAGATGCACACAAAATGATGGAGGATGATCTTCATTTCGGAAAGATTGTATTAAAAATTGCATAA
- a CDS encoding transporter substrate-binding domain-containing protein, whose translation MKRIFLALIMIFMLFATGFAEDKKSTLDSIIKRGKMKVGMSTFVPWAMQTKSGEWIGFEIDVAKRLAKDMGVGIEFVPTKWSGIIPSLLTGNYDIIIGGMGITPERALKVEFSIPYDYSGMAIVANRSKTKANSLKELNNPDVTIVARLGTTAAETAKKFFPRAQLKLFDDEPQAIQELLNGRATAFISSAPLPAFLAIDHSSKLYQPVKGTFTKEPIGFAVRKGDQEFLNYLNSWITVVSSEGWLEERKKYWFESKDWEKLLK comes from the coding sequence ATGAAAAGGATTTTTTTAGCTTTAATTATGATTTTTATGCTTTTCGCTACCGGTTTTGCTGAAGATAAAAAGAGTACGCTTGATTCAATAATCAAGAGGGGGAAGATGAAAGTCGGGATGTCCACATTTGTACCATGGGCGATGCAAACAAAATCCGGGGAATGGATCGGTTTTGAAATTGATGTTGCAAAAAGGCTTGCCAAAGATATGGGGGTAGGTATCGAATTTGTCCCCACAAAATGGTCTGGTATAATCCCTTCCCTTTTGACAGGTAATTACGACATCATCATAGGAGGTATGGGGATAACACCGGAAAGGGCTCTGAAGGTAGAGTTTTCTATACCTTACGATTATTCTGGTATGGCTATTGTGGCAAACAGATCAAAGACAAAGGCTAACTCTCTAAAAGAGCTAAATAATCCTGATGTCACAATAGTCGCAAGGCTTGGCACCACCGCTGCAGAAACTGCCAAAAAGTTCTTCCCCAGGGCACAATTAAAACTGTTTGACGATGAGCCACAGGCTATCCAGGAGCTTCTAAATGGAAGGGCAACGGCTTTTATAAGCTCTGCTCCATTGCCGGCGTTTCTTGCCATTGATCATAGTTCTAAACTCTATCAGCCGGTGAAAGGCACTTTCACAAAAGAGCCCATAGGATTTGCCGTAAGAAAGGGTGATCAGGAGTTTTTAAACTACCTTAATAGCTGGATAACCGTAGTATCTTCGGAAGGATGGCTTGAAGAAAGGAAAAAATACTGGTTTGAATCTAAAGATTGGGAAAAGCTTTTAAAATAG